In the Paenibacillus sp. FSL R7-0337 genome, CCCGAGCTCACCTTCGACTTGCTGGGTGAAATGATTGAGGCTGCCCATGAGATCGGAGTCCGTACACCGGTGTATTTATCAGCCGGCCTGGACGAGAAGCTGGCCCGCCGCCACCCGGAATGGCTAATCCGCGACGCCGAGGACCGGACCCGGTGGGTGAAGGATTTCATGACACCGGGTTACCACGAATTCTGTATGAACACGCCTTATCTGGACATCCTGCTGGCCCAGATTCATGAGGCGGCTTCCCGCTACGATGCCGACGGCATCTTCCTGGATATCGTTGGTTGCCGTAAATGCCGCTGCCAATATTGCGTCACCGCTCTGCGGGCTGCGGGCCAGGATCCCCGCGATGAAGCTGCCGTCATCGCCCTCGGTGAGCAGACTTATCTGAATTATGCCCGCCGTGTTCGGGAGACCCTGGATGCCGTGAAGCCCGGCCTTCCTGTCTATCATAACAATGGCCATCAGCAGCGGGGACGCCGTGACCTCGTGCAGGTCAACAGCCATCTGGAGCTGGAGTCCCTGCCCACCGGAGGCTGGGGTTATGATCATTTCCCGTTGTCCGCACGCTATGCCCAGACGCTGGGCATGGAATTCCTCGGCATGACCGGCAAATTCCATACCTCCTGGGGGGAGTTCGGCGGCTATAAGCATCCGAACGCGCTGCGGTTCGAGACTGCGCTTAGCCTGGCCCACGGTGCCAGATGCTCCATCGGTGACCAGCTCCATCCCTCCGGCCTGATGGATGAAGCGACTTACACCCTGATCGGCGCTGCCTACAGCGAGGTCGAGGCGAAGGAGGAATGGTGCAGCGGGGTCACTGCTGTGGCCGACATTGCCGTCTTATCGCTGGAAGCGGCACGGGAGGCCTGTCCCGGCGGGCAAGCACGCAGAGGGGAGCATAATCTGGCTGACGCCGGAGTGGTCCGGATGCTGACCGAAGGGCATTACCTGTATGATATCGTAGATACATTCAGCGATTTTAGCGCGTACAAGGTGCTGATTCTCCCGGATGAGGTAT is a window encoding:
- a CDS encoding beta-galactosidase trimerization domain-containing protein, with translation MRFRQVHLDFHTSKAIPGIGRDFSRAQFQSMLRTGHVDSVTVFSKCHHGWAYHPSEANEMHPELTFDLLGEMIEAAHEIGVRTPVYLSAGLDEKLARRHPEWLIRDAEDRTRWVKDFMTPGYHEFCMNTPYLDILLAQIHEAASRYDADGIFLDIVGCRKCRCQYCVTALRAAGQDPRDEAAVIALGEQTYLNYARRVRETLDAVKPGLPVYHNNGHQQRGRRDLVQVNSHLELESLPTGGWGYDHFPLSARYAQTLGMEFLGMTGKFHTSWGEFGGYKHPNALRFETALSLAHGARCSIGDQLHPSGLMDEATYTLIGAAYSEVEAKEEWCSGVTAVADIAVLSLEAAREACPGGQARRGEHNLADAGVVRMLTEGHYLYDIVDTFSDFSAYKVLILPDEVSVWPELADAIESFTAGGGKVLVTGCSGLNLAGDAFALDLGITWLGENPYQPAYFKPYFTPGALLPASFVMYGEGQLIELQEGQGEALGHLENPYFNRDVFTFCSHQHTPGAMENNGPGMAQSRGGIYIAWKVFSEYAEAGSLILKELVLHALSRLLPQPSLRTNLPARGITTLQYQQAEQRYVNHLLYAAPSLKGRIEVIEDLVPLHDITVSLRLPSPGPVHRVYLAPAMTELPFTFSQDSEITYTLPYLENHQMVVVELV